From a single Carassius auratus strain Wakin chromosome 38, ASM336829v1, whole genome shotgun sequence genomic region:
- the LOC113056942 gene encoding uncharacterized protein LOC113056942, giving the protein MKCCLLVCKYIHMDPNSVSRVNWAINRRAEGLVSKHMADMAQRRSAVSEEDTHPLPGDLSRSAEDIPGRADVNFSADSQSYNPAGGKLMREDASSTSETAAHRQIISLLTEIKEEQQRQWEVLKDLQARIHGQVCEEEDEPLDVNLPLRTMEQLDETEQHLEDTEAQKRMVSHLSRMGGATVDDAVRRLMHAVLSFSVGSELNWVGRGQKRSFRNTRLQGVLFRALKRTPVGKEATHHQFADVVKKWLRFAPFRQRGSGRRPHWKPVEFICPKYDSSMEDHNQLNHNQLDSGEIQVTI; this is encoded by the exons ATGAAGTGCTGTTTGTTAGTGTGTAAGTACATCCATATGGACCCAAACAGCGTCAGTCGCGTGAACTGGGCCATAAACCGCCGGGCGGAGGGTTTAGTAAGTAAACACATGGCAGACATGGCACAGAGACGATCAGCGGTGTCTGAGGAGGATACGCACCCTCTGCCAGGAGACTTGAGCAGAAGCGCAGAAGACATCCCTGGGCGGGCCGATGTGAATTTTAGCGCGGATTCACAGTCCTACAATCCTGCAGGAGGAAAGTTAATGCGCGAGGATGCGTCTTCAACATcag AGACAGCAGCCCATAGACAAATCATATCACTCCTTACTGAGATCAAGGAGGAACAACAGAGGCAATGGGAAGTTCTGAAAGACCTGCAGGCCAGGATTCATGGACAGGTGTGTGAAGAGGAGGACGAGCCGCTTGACGTAAATCTGCCACTACGAACAATGGAACAGCTTGATGAAACGGAGCAGCATTTAGAGGATACTGAAGCTCAGAAGAGAATG gtgTCACATCTCTCACGGATGGGCGGAGCTACGGTAGATGATGCGGTTCGGCGTCTAATGCACGCTGTTCTCTCTTTCAGTGTGGGCTCAGAGCTCAACTGGGTTGGCAGAGGACAGAAAAGGAGCTTCAGAAACACCAGACTGCAGGGTGTTTTGTTTC GTGCCTTGAAAAGGACACCTGTAGGAAAGGAGGCCACGCACCACCAGTTTGCTGATGTGGTCAAGAAATGGTTGCGGTTTGCCCCTTTCAGACAAAGAGGAAGTGGACGAAGACCGCATTGGAAACCTGTTGAGTTCATCTGTCCTAAATATGACAGTAGTATGGAGGATCATAACCAGCTTAACCATAACCAGCTGGATTCTGGGGAGATTCAGGTGACAATATAA